The proteins below come from a single Balaenoptera musculus isolate JJ_BM4_2016_0621 chromosome 1, mBalMus1.pri.v3, whole genome shotgun sequence genomic window:
- the MIB2 gene encoding E3 ubiquitin-protein ligase MIB2 isoform X1: MEPDPQAGVQVGMRVVRGVDWKWGQQDGGEGGVGTVVELGRHGSPSTPDRTVVVQWDHGTRTNYRAGYQGAHDLLLFDNAQIGVRHPNIICDCCKKHGLRGMRWKCRVCFDYDLCTQCYMQNKHELAHAFERYETAHSRPVMLSPRQGLPRIPLRGIFQGAKVVRGPDWEWGSQDGGEGKPGRVADIRGWDVETGRSVASVTWADGTTNVYRVGHKGKVDLKCVGEAAGGFYYREHLPRLGKPAELQRRVSADGQPFQHGDKVKCLLDADILRDMQEGHGGWNPRMAKCIGQMGTVHRITDRGDVRVQFSHKTRWTFHPGALTKHNSCSVGEVVRVIDDLDTVKRLQAGHGEWTDDMAPALGHIGRVLKVFGDGNLGVLVNGKLWTFSPSCLVAYRPEEDANLDVAERARENKSSLSVVLDKLRAQKSDLEHPGRLVVEVALGNVARALDLLRRHPEQVDTKNHGRTALQVAAYLGQVELVRLLLQARAGADLPDDEGSTALHYAALGNQPEAARVLLSSGCGANTLNGTRSSALHVAVQRGFLEVVRVLCERGCDVNLPDAHADTPLHCAISAGTGASGIVEVLTEVPGIDVTATNSQGFTLLHHASLKGHTLAVRRILARARQLVDAKKEDGFTALHLAALNDHREVAQVLIREGHCDVNVRNRKLQSPLHLAVQQAHVGLVPLLVDAGCSVNAEDEEGDTALHVALQRHQLLPLATDGAGGDPGALQLLSRLQASGLPGSAELTAGTAVACFLALEGADLSYANHRGRSPLDLAAEGRLLKALQGCAQRFRERQAGGGGGAAQGPRLALSAPNTVTNLHVAAPSGPEAAECLVCSELALLVLFSPCQHRTVCEECARRMKKCIRCQAVIGKKLRPDGTEVVSAASAPGPPRQLVEELQSRYRQMEERITCPICIDSHIRLVFQCGHGACAPCGAALSACPICRQPIRDRIQIFV; this comes from the exons ATGGAGCCAGACCCCCAGGCGGGCGTGCAGGTGGGCATGCGCGTGGTGCGCGGCGTGGACTGGAAATGGGGCCAGCAGGACGGCGGCGAGGGCGGCGTGGGCACGGTGGTGGAGCTCGGCCGCCACGGCAGCCCGTCGACCCCCGACCGCACGGTGGTCGTGCAGTGGGACCACGGCACCCGCACCAACTACCGCGCGGGCTACCAGGGCGCGCATGACCTGCTGCTCTTCGACAACGCCCAGATCG GCGTTCGCCACCCCAACATTATCTGCGACTGCTGCAAGAAGCACGGGCTGCGGGGCATGCGCTGGAAGTGCCGCGTCTGCTTCGACTACGATCTCTGCACGCAGTGCTACATGCAGAACAAGCACGAGCTGGCCCACGCCTTCGAGCGCTACGAGACGGCCCACTCGCGCCC GGTCATGCTGAGTCCCCGCCAGGGCCTCCCAAGGATCCCGTTAAGGGGCATCTTCCAGGGAGCGAAGGTGGTTCGGGGCCCCGACTGGGAGTGGGGTTCGCAGGATG gaggggaagggaagccCGGCCGAGTGGCGGACATCCGTGGCTGGGATGTGGAGACGGGCCGGAGCGTGGCCAGCGTGACCTGGGCCGACGGCACTACCAACGTGTACCGCGTGGGCCACAAGGGCAAGGTGGACCTCAAGTGTGTGGGCGAGGCAGCCGGTGGCTTCTACTACAGGGAGCATCTGCCGAGGCTCG GCAAGCCCGCAGAGCTGCAGCGCAGGGTGAGTGCTGATGGCCAGCCCTTCCAGCACGGGGACAAGGTCAAGTGTCTGCTGGATGCGGACATCCTGAGGGACATGCAGGAAGGCCACGGCGGATGGAACCCCCGGATGGCCAAG TGTATCGGACAGATGGGCACCGTACACCGCATCACGGACCGTGGGGACGTGCGTGTGCAGTTCAGCCACAAGACCCGCTGGACCTTCCACCCTGGGGCTCTCACCAAG CACAACTCCTGCTCGGTGGGTGAAGTTGTGCGGGTCATTGACGACCTTGACACGGTGAAGCGGCTGCAGGCTGGGCATGGCGAGTGGACAGATGACATGGCCCCC gctCTGGGCCACATCGGGAGAGTACTGAAGGTTTTCGGAGATGGGAACCTGGGTGTGCTGGTCAACGGTAAGCTGTGGACCTTCAGCCCCTCCTGCCTGGTGGCCTACCGACCTGAGGAGGACGCCAACCTGGACGTGGCCGAGCGCGCCCGGGAGAACAAAA gctCCCTGAGTGTCGTCCTGGACAAGCTTCGAGCCCAGAAGAGTGACCTGGAGCATCCGGGGAGGCTGGTGGTGGAGGTGGCCCTGGGCAACGTGGCCCGGGCTCTGGACCTGCTGCGGCGGCACCCGGAGCAG GTGGACACCAAGAACCATGGCAGGACCGCCCTGCAGGTGGCTGCCTATCTAGGCCAGGTGGAGCTGGTGcggctgctgctgcaggctcgggCGGGCGCGGACCTGCCGGACGACGAGGGCAGCACGGCGCTGCACTACGCGGCGCTGGG GAACCAGCCTGAGGCCGCCCGGGTGCTCCTGAGCTCGGGTTGCGGGGCCAACACTCTTAACGGCACCCGGAGCTCAGCTCTGCACGTGGCCGTGCAgaggggcttcctggaggtggtgaggGTCCTCTGTGAGCGCGGCTGTGACGTCAACCTGCCC GACGCCCATGCTGACACGCCCCTGCACTGTGCCATCTCGGCGGGCACTGGCGCCAGCGGCATCGTGGAGGTCCTCACTGAGGTGCCGGGCATCGACGTCACTGCCACCAACAGCCAAGGCTTCACCCTGCTGCACCATGCATCCCTCAAAGGCCACACGCT AGCCGTCAGAAGGATTCTGGCGCGGGCCCGGCAGCTGGTGGACGCCAAGAAGGAGGATGGGTTCACAGCGCTGCACCTGGCCGCCCTGAACGACCACAGGGAGGTGGCCCAGGTTCTCATCCGAGAG ggccATTGTGATGTGAATGTTCGCAACCGTAAGCTCCAGTCTCCGCTGCACCTGGCTGTGCAGCAGGCCCACGTGGGGCTGGTGCCGCTGCTGGTGGACGCTGGCTGCAGCGTCAACGCCGAGGACGAAGAGGGGGACACAGCTCTGCATGTGGCACTGCAGCGTCACCAGCTGCTGCCCCTGGCGACTGATGGGGCCGGGGGGGACCCAGGGGCCTTGCAGCTGCTGTCAAGG CTACAGGCCTCGGGCCTTCCGGGCAGCGCGGAGCTGACGGCTGGCACGGCGGTCGCCTGCTTCTTGGCGCTGGAGGGCGCCGACCTGAGCTACGCCAACCACCGCGGCCGGAGCCCGCTGGACCTGGCAGCTGAGGGCCGCCTGCTCAAAGCCCTGCAGGGCTGTGCCCAGCGCTTCCG GGAGCGGCaggctggcgggggcgggggcgcggcCCAGGGCCCAAGGCTGGCGCTTAGTGCCCCCAACACTGTGACCAACCTGCACGTCGCTGCGCCGTCCGGGCCCGAGGCCGCCGAGTGCCTGGTGTGCTCGGAGCTGGCGCTGTTGGTGCTGTTCTCGCCTTGCCAGCACCGCACGGTGTGTGAGG AGTGCGCCCGCAGGATGAAGAAGTGCATCAGGTGCCAGGCGGTCATCGGCAAGAAGTTGCGCCCAG ACGGCACGGAGGTGGTCAGCGCCGCCTCCGCCCCCGGCCCACCGCGGCAGCTGGTGGAGGAGCTGCAGAGCCGCTACCGGCAGATGGAGGAGCGCATCACCTGCCCCATCTGCATCGACAGCCACATCCGCCTCGTGTTCCAGTGCGGTCACGGCGCCTGCGCGCCCTGCGGCGCTGCGCTCAGCGCCTGCCCCATCTGCCGCCAGCCCATCCGCGACCGCATCCAGATCTTCGTGTAG
- the MIB2 gene encoding E3 ubiquitin-protein ligase MIB2 isoform X3 — MEPDPQAGVQVGMRVVRGVDWKWGQQDGGEGGVGTVVELGRHGSPSTPDRTVVVQWDHGTRTNYRAGYQGAHDLLLFDNAQIGVRHPNIICDCCKKHGLRGMRWKCRVCFDYDLCTQCYMQNKHELAHAFERYETAHSRPVMLSPRQGLPRIPLRGIFQGAKVVRGPDWEWGSQDGGEGKPGRVADIRGWDVETGRSVASVTWADGTTNVYRVGHKGKVDLKCVGEAAGGFYYREHLPRLGKPAELQRRVSADGQPFQHGDKVKCLLDADILRDMQEGHGGWNPRMAKHNSCSVGEVVRVIDDLDTVKRLQAGHGEWTDDMAPALGHIGRVLKVFGDGNLGVLVNGKLWTFSPSCLVAYRPEEDANLDVAERARENKSSLSVVLDKLRAQKSDLEHPGRLVVEVALGNVARALDLLRRHPEQVDTKNHGRTALQVAAYLGQVELVRLLLQARAGADLPDDEGSTALHYAALGNQPEAARVLLSSGCGANTLNGTRSSALHVAVQRGFLEVVRVLCERGCDVNLPDAHADTPLHCAISAGTGASGIVEVLTEVPGIDVTATNSQGFTLLHHASLKGHTLAVRRILARARQLVDAKKEDGFTALHLAALNDHREVAQVLIREGHCDVNVRNRKLQSPLHLAVQQAHVGLVPLLVDAGCSVNAEDEEGDTALHVALQRHQLLPLATDGAGGDPGALQLLSRLQASGLPGSAELTAGTAVACFLALEGADLSYANHRGRSPLDLAAEGRLLKALQGCAQRFRERQAGGGGGAAQGPRLALSAPNTVTNLHVAAPSGPEAAECLVCSELALLVLFSPCQHRTVCEECARRMKKCIRCQAVIGKKLRPDGTEVVSAASAPGPPRQLVEELQSRYRQMEERITCPICIDSHIRLVFQCGHGACAPCGAALSACPICRQPIRDRIQIFV; from the exons ATGGAGCCAGACCCCCAGGCGGGCGTGCAGGTGGGCATGCGCGTGGTGCGCGGCGTGGACTGGAAATGGGGCCAGCAGGACGGCGGCGAGGGCGGCGTGGGCACGGTGGTGGAGCTCGGCCGCCACGGCAGCCCGTCGACCCCCGACCGCACGGTGGTCGTGCAGTGGGACCACGGCACCCGCACCAACTACCGCGCGGGCTACCAGGGCGCGCATGACCTGCTGCTCTTCGACAACGCCCAGATCG GCGTTCGCCACCCCAACATTATCTGCGACTGCTGCAAGAAGCACGGGCTGCGGGGCATGCGCTGGAAGTGCCGCGTCTGCTTCGACTACGATCTCTGCACGCAGTGCTACATGCAGAACAAGCACGAGCTGGCCCACGCCTTCGAGCGCTACGAGACGGCCCACTCGCGCCC GGTCATGCTGAGTCCCCGCCAGGGCCTCCCAAGGATCCCGTTAAGGGGCATCTTCCAGGGAGCGAAGGTGGTTCGGGGCCCCGACTGGGAGTGGGGTTCGCAGGATG gaggggaagggaagccCGGCCGAGTGGCGGACATCCGTGGCTGGGATGTGGAGACGGGCCGGAGCGTGGCCAGCGTGACCTGGGCCGACGGCACTACCAACGTGTACCGCGTGGGCCACAAGGGCAAGGTGGACCTCAAGTGTGTGGGCGAGGCAGCCGGTGGCTTCTACTACAGGGAGCATCTGCCGAGGCTCG GCAAGCCCGCAGAGCTGCAGCGCAGGGTGAGTGCTGATGGCCAGCCCTTCCAGCACGGGGACAAGGTCAAGTGTCTGCTGGATGCGGACATCCTGAGGGACATGCAGGAAGGCCACGGCGGATGGAACCCCCGGATGGCCAAG CACAACTCCTGCTCGGTGGGTGAAGTTGTGCGGGTCATTGACGACCTTGACACGGTGAAGCGGCTGCAGGCTGGGCATGGCGAGTGGACAGATGACATGGCCCCC gctCTGGGCCACATCGGGAGAGTACTGAAGGTTTTCGGAGATGGGAACCTGGGTGTGCTGGTCAACGGTAAGCTGTGGACCTTCAGCCCCTCCTGCCTGGTGGCCTACCGACCTGAGGAGGACGCCAACCTGGACGTGGCCGAGCGCGCCCGGGAGAACAAAA gctCCCTGAGTGTCGTCCTGGACAAGCTTCGAGCCCAGAAGAGTGACCTGGAGCATCCGGGGAGGCTGGTGGTGGAGGTGGCCCTGGGCAACGTGGCCCGGGCTCTGGACCTGCTGCGGCGGCACCCGGAGCAG GTGGACACCAAGAACCATGGCAGGACCGCCCTGCAGGTGGCTGCCTATCTAGGCCAGGTGGAGCTGGTGcggctgctgctgcaggctcgggCGGGCGCGGACCTGCCGGACGACGAGGGCAGCACGGCGCTGCACTACGCGGCGCTGGG GAACCAGCCTGAGGCCGCCCGGGTGCTCCTGAGCTCGGGTTGCGGGGCCAACACTCTTAACGGCACCCGGAGCTCAGCTCTGCACGTGGCCGTGCAgaggggcttcctggaggtggtgaggGTCCTCTGTGAGCGCGGCTGTGACGTCAACCTGCCC GACGCCCATGCTGACACGCCCCTGCACTGTGCCATCTCGGCGGGCACTGGCGCCAGCGGCATCGTGGAGGTCCTCACTGAGGTGCCGGGCATCGACGTCACTGCCACCAACAGCCAAGGCTTCACCCTGCTGCACCATGCATCCCTCAAAGGCCACACGCT AGCCGTCAGAAGGATTCTGGCGCGGGCCCGGCAGCTGGTGGACGCCAAGAAGGAGGATGGGTTCACAGCGCTGCACCTGGCCGCCCTGAACGACCACAGGGAGGTGGCCCAGGTTCTCATCCGAGAG ggccATTGTGATGTGAATGTTCGCAACCGTAAGCTCCAGTCTCCGCTGCACCTGGCTGTGCAGCAGGCCCACGTGGGGCTGGTGCCGCTGCTGGTGGACGCTGGCTGCAGCGTCAACGCCGAGGACGAAGAGGGGGACACAGCTCTGCATGTGGCACTGCAGCGTCACCAGCTGCTGCCCCTGGCGACTGATGGGGCCGGGGGGGACCCAGGGGCCTTGCAGCTGCTGTCAAGG CTACAGGCCTCGGGCCTTCCGGGCAGCGCGGAGCTGACGGCTGGCACGGCGGTCGCCTGCTTCTTGGCGCTGGAGGGCGCCGACCTGAGCTACGCCAACCACCGCGGCCGGAGCCCGCTGGACCTGGCAGCTGAGGGCCGCCTGCTCAAAGCCCTGCAGGGCTGTGCCCAGCGCTTCCG GGAGCGGCaggctggcgggggcgggggcgcggcCCAGGGCCCAAGGCTGGCGCTTAGTGCCCCCAACACTGTGACCAACCTGCACGTCGCTGCGCCGTCCGGGCCCGAGGCCGCCGAGTGCCTGGTGTGCTCGGAGCTGGCGCTGTTGGTGCTGTTCTCGCCTTGCCAGCACCGCACGGTGTGTGAGG AGTGCGCCCGCAGGATGAAGAAGTGCATCAGGTGCCAGGCGGTCATCGGCAAGAAGTTGCGCCCAG ACGGCACGGAGGTGGTCAGCGCCGCCTCCGCCCCCGGCCCACCGCGGCAGCTGGTGGAGGAGCTGCAGAGCCGCTACCGGCAGATGGAGGAGCGCATCACCTGCCCCATCTGCATCGACAGCCACATCCGCCTCGTGTTCCAGTGCGGTCACGGCGCCTGCGCGCCCTGCGGCGCTGCGCTCAGCGCCTGCCCCATCTGCCGCCAGCCCATCCGCGACCGCATCCAGATCTTCGTGTAG
- the MIB2 gene encoding E3 ubiquitin-protein ligase MIB2 isoform X4, with amino-acid sequence MEPDPQAGVQVGMRVVRGVDWKWGQQDGGEGGVGTVVELGRHGSPSTPDRTVVVQWDHGTRTNYRAGYQGAHDLLLFDNAQIGVRHPNIICDCCKKHGLRGMRWKCRVCFDYDLCTQCYMQNKHELAHAFERYETAHSRPVMLSPRQGLPRIPLRGIFQGAKVVRGPDWEWGSQDGGEGKPGRVADIRGWDVETGRSVASVTWADGTTNVYRVGHKGKVDLKCVGEAAGGFYYREHLPRLGKPAELQRRVSADGQPFQHGDKVKCLLDADILRDMQEGHGGWNPRMAKCIGQMGTVHRITDRGDVRVQFSHKTRWTFHPGALTKHNSCSVGEVVRVIDDLDTVKRLQAGHGEWTDDMAPALGHIGRVLKVFGDGNLGVLVNGKLWTFSPSCLVAYRPEEDANLDVAERARENKSSLSVVLDKLRAQKSDLEHPGRLVVEVALGNVARALDLLRRHPEQVDTKNHGRTALQVAAYLGQVELVRLLLQARAGADLPDDEGSTALHYAALGNQPEAARVLLSSGCGANTLNGTRSSALHVAVQRGFLEVVRVLCERGCDVNLPDAHADTPLHCAISAGTGASGIVEVLTEVPGIDVTATNSQGFTLLHHASLKGHTLAVRRILARARQLVDAKKEDGFTALHLAALNDHREVAQVLIREGHCDVNVRNRKLQSPLHLAVQQAHVGLVPLLVDAGCSVNAEDEEGDTALHVALQRHQLLPLATDGAGGDPGALQLLSRLQASGLPGSAELTAGTAVACFLALEGADLSYANHRGRSPLDLAAEGRLLKALQGCAQRFRERQAGGGGGAAQGPRLALSAPNTVTNLHVAAPSGPEAAECLVCSELALLVLFSPCQHRTVCEECARRMKKCIRCQAVIGKKLRPASGLHSPCL; translated from the exons ATGGAGCCAGACCCCCAGGCGGGCGTGCAGGTGGGCATGCGCGTGGTGCGCGGCGTGGACTGGAAATGGGGCCAGCAGGACGGCGGCGAGGGCGGCGTGGGCACGGTGGTGGAGCTCGGCCGCCACGGCAGCCCGTCGACCCCCGACCGCACGGTGGTCGTGCAGTGGGACCACGGCACCCGCACCAACTACCGCGCGGGCTACCAGGGCGCGCATGACCTGCTGCTCTTCGACAACGCCCAGATCG GCGTTCGCCACCCCAACATTATCTGCGACTGCTGCAAGAAGCACGGGCTGCGGGGCATGCGCTGGAAGTGCCGCGTCTGCTTCGACTACGATCTCTGCACGCAGTGCTACATGCAGAACAAGCACGAGCTGGCCCACGCCTTCGAGCGCTACGAGACGGCCCACTCGCGCCC GGTCATGCTGAGTCCCCGCCAGGGCCTCCCAAGGATCCCGTTAAGGGGCATCTTCCAGGGAGCGAAGGTGGTTCGGGGCCCCGACTGGGAGTGGGGTTCGCAGGATG gaggggaagggaagccCGGCCGAGTGGCGGACATCCGTGGCTGGGATGTGGAGACGGGCCGGAGCGTGGCCAGCGTGACCTGGGCCGACGGCACTACCAACGTGTACCGCGTGGGCCACAAGGGCAAGGTGGACCTCAAGTGTGTGGGCGAGGCAGCCGGTGGCTTCTACTACAGGGAGCATCTGCCGAGGCTCG GCAAGCCCGCAGAGCTGCAGCGCAGGGTGAGTGCTGATGGCCAGCCCTTCCAGCACGGGGACAAGGTCAAGTGTCTGCTGGATGCGGACATCCTGAGGGACATGCAGGAAGGCCACGGCGGATGGAACCCCCGGATGGCCAAG TGTATCGGACAGATGGGCACCGTACACCGCATCACGGACCGTGGGGACGTGCGTGTGCAGTTCAGCCACAAGACCCGCTGGACCTTCCACCCTGGGGCTCTCACCAAG CACAACTCCTGCTCGGTGGGTGAAGTTGTGCGGGTCATTGACGACCTTGACACGGTGAAGCGGCTGCAGGCTGGGCATGGCGAGTGGACAGATGACATGGCCCCC gctCTGGGCCACATCGGGAGAGTACTGAAGGTTTTCGGAGATGGGAACCTGGGTGTGCTGGTCAACGGTAAGCTGTGGACCTTCAGCCCCTCCTGCCTGGTGGCCTACCGACCTGAGGAGGACGCCAACCTGGACGTGGCCGAGCGCGCCCGGGAGAACAAAA gctCCCTGAGTGTCGTCCTGGACAAGCTTCGAGCCCAGAAGAGTGACCTGGAGCATCCGGGGAGGCTGGTGGTGGAGGTGGCCCTGGGCAACGTGGCCCGGGCTCTGGACCTGCTGCGGCGGCACCCGGAGCAG GTGGACACCAAGAACCATGGCAGGACCGCCCTGCAGGTGGCTGCCTATCTAGGCCAGGTGGAGCTGGTGcggctgctgctgcaggctcgggCGGGCGCGGACCTGCCGGACGACGAGGGCAGCACGGCGCTGCACTACGCGGCGCTGGG GAACCAGCCTGAGGCCGCCCGGGTGCTCCTGAGCTCGGGTTGCGGGGCCAACACTCTTAACGGCACCCGGAGCTCAGCTCTGCACGTGGCCGTGCAgaggggcttcctggaggtggtgaggGTCCTCTGTGAGCGCGGCTGTGACGTCAACCTGCCC GACGCCCATGCTGACACGCCCCTGCACTGTGCCATCTCGGCGGGCACTGGCGCCAGCGGCATCGTGGAGGTCCTCACTGAGGTGCCGGGCATCGACGTCACTGCCACCAACAGCCAAGGCTTCACCCTGCTGCACCATGCATCCCTCAAAGGCCACACGCT AGCCGTCAGAAGGATTCTGGCGCGGGCCCGGCAGCTGGTGGACGCCAAGAAGGAGGATGGGTTCACAGCGCTGCACCTGGCCGCCCTGAACGACCACAGGGAGGTGGCCCAGGTTCTCATCCGAGAG ggccATTGTGATGTGAATGTTCGCAACCGTAAGCTCCAGTCTCCGCTGCACCTGGCTGTGCAGCAGGCCCACGTGGGGCTGGTGCCGCTGCTGGTGGACGCTGGCTGCAGCGTCAACGCCGAGGACGAAGAGGGGGACACAGCTCTGCATGTGGCACTGCAGCGTCACCAGCTGCTGCCCCTGGCGACTGATGGGGCCGGGGGGGACCCAGGGGCCTTGCAGCTGCTGTCAAGG CTACAGGCCTCGGGCCTTCCGGGCAGCGCGGAGCTGACGGCTGGCACGGCGGTCGCCTGCTTCTTGGCGCTGGAGGGCGCCGACCTGAGCTACGCCAACCACCGCGGCCGGAGCCCGCTGGACCTGGCAGCTGAGGGCCGCCTGCTCAAAGCCCTGCAGGGCTGTGCCCAGCGCTTCCG GGAGCGGCaggctggcgggggcgggggcgcggcCCAGGGCCCAAGGCTGGCGCTTAGTGCCCCCAACACTGTGACCAACCTGCACGTCGCTGCGCCGTCCGGGCCCGAGGCCGCCGAGTGCCTGGTGTGCTCGGAGCTGGCGCTGTTGGTGCTGTTCTCGCCTTGCCAGCACCGCACGGTGTGTGAGG AGTGCGCCCGCAGGATGAAGAAGTGCATCAGGTGCCAGGCGGTCATCGGCAAGAAGTTGCGCCCAG CCTCGGGCCTCCACAGCCCTTGCCTCTGA